One Cicer arietinum cultivar CDC Frontier isolate Library 1 chromosome 8, Cicar.CDCFrontier_v2.0, whole genome shotgun sequence DNA segment encodes these proteins:
- the LOC101504014 gene encoding ubiquinol oxidase 1, mitochondrial-like encodes MMMLRQGGMSTTMLLAKKGLVGEVGVPNKWGCLVRAPFVRNESTFASNLPEKQNGSTSSPKSGGNKDEKRVVSYWGIQPSKIVKQDGTEWKWNCFKPWETYKADVTIDLNKHHAPTTFLDKMAYWTVKSLRFPTDLFFQKRYGCRAMMLETVAAVPGMVGGMLLHCKSLRRFEHSGGWIKALLEEAENERMHLMTFMEVAKPKWYERALVITVQGVFFNAYFLGYLISPKFAHRMVGYLEEEAIYSYTEFLKELDKGKIENVPAPAIAIDYWQLPQNSTLRDVVMVIRADEAHHRDVNHFASDIHYQGRELREAAAPIGYH; translated from the exons ATGATGATGCTGAGGCAGGGTGGTATGAGTACAACAATGTTGTTGGCAAAGAAGGGTTTAGTTGGGGAAGTTGGTGTCCCAAACAAATGGGGTTGTTTGGTTAGAGCACCTTTTGTGAGGAATGAAAGCACTTTTGCTTCTAATTTGCCTGAAAAGCAGAATGGAAGCACTTCTTCTCCTAAAAGTGGTGGGAACAAAGATGAAAAGAGAGTTGTGAGTTATTGGGGTATTCAACCTTCTAAGATTGTCAAACAAGATGGCACTGAATGGAAGTGGAATTGCTTCAAG CCATGGGAAACATACAAAGCGGACGTTACGATTGATCTGAATAAACATCACGCACCGACAACGTTTTTGGACAAAATGGCTTATTGGACTGTTAAGAGTCTTAGGTTCCCAACCGATCTCTTTTTCCAG AAAAGGTATGGATGCCGAGCAATGATGCTTGAGACAGTAGCAGCTGTCCCTGGCATGGTAGGAGGAATGCTACTTCACTGCAAATCATTGCGCCGATTCGAGCACAGCGGCGGATGGATCAAAGCATTGCTAGAAGAAGCAGAGAACGAACGCATGCACTTAATGACTTTCATGGAAGTAGCAAAACCAAAGTGGTATGAGCGTGCTCTTGTCATAACTGTCCAAGGTGTTTTCTTCAATGCTTATTTCTTGGGCTATTTGATCTCTCCTAAATTTGCACATCGCATGGTTGGTTACCTTGAGGAAGAAGCTATTTACTCCTACACTGAGTTCCTCAAGGAGCTTGACAAGGGTAAGATTGAAAATGTCCCTGCTCCAGCCATTGCTATTGACTATTGGCAGCTTCCACAAAACTCTACTTTAAGGGATGTTGTCATGGTTATTAGAGCTGATGAAGCGCATCATCGTGATGTCAACCACTTTGCATCG
- the LOC101504330 gene encoding urea-proton symporter DUR3: MASSSSQCPPFEYSSKYYHVSENEGNCVRQTSFFEGKHVLNQAVGYSVILGFGAFFAFFTSFLVWLEKRYIGSHHTSEWFNTAGRSVKTGLIASVIVSQWTWAATILQSSNVAWEYGVSGPFWYASGATIQVMLFGIMAIEIKRKAPYAHTVCEIVKARWGTSTHIVFLFFCFLTNIIVTAMLLLGGSAVVNALTGVNIYAASFLIPLGVIVYTLAGGLKATFLASYIHSVIVHIVLVIFVYLVYTSSSELGSPSVVYNRLLEVASKSRTCQDPISHHGQSCGPVSGNHKGSYLTMLSSGGLVFGIINIVGNFGTVFVDNGYWVSAIAARPSSTHKGYLLGGLVWFAVPFSLATSLGLGALALDLPLNESEAGRGLVPPATAVALMGKGGSILLLTMLFMAVTSAGSSELIAVSSLCTYDIYRTYINPNASGKKILKVSRLVVLVFGCFMGLLAVILNKAGVSLGWMYLAMGVFIGSAVIPIAFMLLWRKANAIGAILGTIFGCVLGIITWLSVTKIEYGMINLDTTGRNAPMLVGNLVSILTGGAVHAACSMLWPQNYDWSSTKQITVVEKEKTELPAEEFREEKLIRAKVWIVKWGVGFTVLIVILWPILSLPAGEFSKGYFYFWAVIAIAWGTIGSAVIIALPIIESWDTIQTIILGMFTNDRLIEKVDELNFKLHTIIQVIPDAERLYLLEKEKTKKSEASEQPFSLPM; the protein is encoded by the exons ATGGCTTCTTCATCATCACAGTGTCCACCCTTTGAATATTCTAGCAAGTACTATCATGTGTCTGAAAATGAAGGTAACTGTGTGAGACAAACAAGTTTCTTTGAAGGCAAACATGTTCTTAATCAAGCTGTTGGCTATTCTGTCATTCTTGGTTTTGGTGCTTTCTTTGCTTTCTTCACCTCTTTCTTG GTATGGCTGGAGAAGAGATATATTGGGTCCCACCACACATCTGAATGGTTCAATACAGCAGGAAGAAGTGTTAAGACAGGTCTCATTGCTAGTGTCATTGTATCTCAG TGGACTTGGGCTGCTACAATCCTTCAAAGCTCTAATGTTGCTTGGGAGTATGGTGTTAGTGGACCTTTCTGGTATGCTAGTGGAGCTACCATCCAA GTAATGTTGTTTGGAATTATGGCTATAGAGATTAAAAGAAAAGCTCCTTATGCTCACACTGTCTGTGAAATTGTCAAAGCTCG ATGGGGGACTTCAACACACATTGTATTCCTTTTCTTCTGCTTTCTGACAAATATAATTGTAACTGCAATGTTACTTCTTGGTGGTTCTGCTGTTGTAAATGCATTAACTGGAGTCAACATTTATGCTGCTAGCTTTTTGATTCCACTTGGAGTAATTGTTTATACACTAGCTGGTGGACTAAAGGCTACATTCTTAGCAAGCTATATACATTCTGTCATAG TGCACATTGTGTTGGTCATTTTTGTGTACCTTGTTTATACTTCTAGCAGCGAGCTTGGTAGTCCTAGTGTTGTTTACAATCGGTTGCTTGAGGTTGCAAGCAAATCAAGAACATGTCAAGATCCTATATCACACCATGGACAATCTTGTGGTCCTGTTAGTGGAAATCACAAAGGCTCTTACCTAACAATGCTTAGTTCAGGTGGCTTAGTTTTTGGGATTATAAACATTGTTGGCAACTTTGGCACTGTGTTTGTTGACAAT GGATATTGGGTGAGTGCTATTGCAGCAAGGCCTTCATCAACTCATAAGGGCTATTTGTTGGGAGGATTGGTGTGGTTTGCAGTGCCATTTTCTTTGGCTACATCACTTGGTTTGGGAGCATTAGCCCTTGATTTACCACTAAATGAAAGTGAGGCAGGTCGTGGACTTGTTCCCCCAGCTACTGCTGTTGCTTTGATGGGAAAAGGAGGATCAATTCTTCTTCTTACCATGCTTTTTAT GGCAGTGACTTCTGCTGGTTCATCAGAGCTGATAGCTGTGTCCTCATTATGCACATATGATATCTACCGAACTTACATAAACCCTAATGCAAGTGGAAAGAAAATCCTCAAAGTATCAAGGTTGGTTGTCCTAGTGTTTGGATGTTTCATGGGATTGCTAGCAGTTATACTGAACAAAGCAGGTGTTTCTTTAGGATGGATGTACCTTGCAATGGGAGTTTTTATTGGATCAGCAGTTATTCCTATTGCTTTTATGCTTTTATGGAGAAAAGCAAATGCAATTGGAGCCATTCTTGGAACAATATTTGGTTGTGTTCTTGGAATAATCACATGGTTGTCTGTTACAAAAATAGAGTATGGTATGATAAACCTTGATACAACTGGAAGAAATGCACCAATGCTTGTTGGAAACCTTGTTTCAATACTAACAGGTGGAGCTGTTCATGCCGCATGCAGCATGTTGTGGCCTCAAAACTATGATTGGAGTAGCACCAAACAAATCACAGTGGTTGAAAAGGAAAAGACTGAATTGCCAGCTGAAGAGTTTAGAGAAGAAAAGTTAATAAGGGCCAAAGTGTGGATAGTGAAGTGGGGTGTTGGCTTCACTGTTTTGATAGTCATATTATGGCCTATTCTTTCTCTCCCTGCAG GAGAGTTCAGCAAAGGTTACTTTTATTTCTGGGCAGTGATTGCTATAGCATGGGGTACTATAGGTTCAGCTGTGATAATTGCTTTACCAATAATTGAGAGTTGGGATACCATCCAAACAATCATTCTTGGAATGTTTACAAATGACAGGCTCATAGAAAAAGTGGATGAATTAAATTTCAAGTTGCATACAATCATACAGGTAATTCCTGATGCAGAAAGACTTTACTTGCTTGAGAAggaaaaaaccaaaaagtcaGAAGCTTCAGAGCAACCTTTTTCACTTCCTATGTAA